One region of Halocalculus aciditolerans genomic DNA includes:
- a CDS encoding DUF7551 domain-containing protein, whose product MVGRTLAEIHERLQTLATPNGPYYLACARTGDRPTPSGDRRYPDRATAATAADLVDAYRDELRTYDPRLPHYDVIVRELPADTDVPPAAGPPTTDRTEFCHEVAAAVFESLSGGGFRDAERAVMDAYLGTAETVTDPDDLCLLLLRSMGAVLDETLDAHEQEVVLNRAAGRLDTVRLGDDALDDALDALARAGLLTDYHIDAPRPTGDASGPPEDASRPAATDHVVRLDGYALSEGNHVLTLPVAVELLRRRPGVDVQFSPIAGPAAGFRVAVADRARHEPCGLLRVPGR is encoded by the coding sequence ATGGTCGGCCGAACGCTCGCTGAAATCCACGAACGCCTCCAGACGCTCGCGACACCGAACGGTCCCTACTACCTCGCCTGCGCGCGGACCGGCGACCGGCCCACGCCCTCCGGCGACCGCCGGTACCCCGACCGCGCCACCGCCGCCACCGCCGCGGACCTCGTCGACGCCTACCGCGACGAACTCCGCACCTACGACCCCCGCCTCCCCCACTACGACGTCATCGTCCGCGAACTCCCCGCAGACACCGACGTCCCGCCGGCGGCCGGCCCGCCGACGACCGACCGCACCGAGTTCTGCCACGAGGTCGCCGCCGCCGTCTTCGAGAGCCTTTCTGGTGGCGGGTTCCGCGACGCCGAACGCGCCGTCATGGACGCCTACCTCGGCACCGCCGAGACCGTCACCGACCCGGACGACCTCTGCCTCCTCCTCCTCCGCAGCATGGGCGCGGTGCTCGACGAGACCCTCGACGCCCACGAGCAGGAAGTCGTCCTCAACCGCGCTGCCGGCCGCCTCGACACCGTCCGACTCGGCGACGACGCCCTCGACGACGCCCTCGACGCGCTCGCCCGCGCCGGCCTCCTCACCGACTACCACATCGACGCCCCGCGACCCACCGGGGACGCCTCCGGTCCTCCCGAGGACGCCTCCCGGCCCGCCGCGACCGACCACGTCGTCCGCCTCGACGGCTACGCGCTCTCCGAGGGCAACCACGTCCTCACGCTCCCGGTCGCCGTCGAACTCCTCCGCCGCCGCCCCGGCGTCGACGTCCAGTTCTCGCCCATCGCCGGCCCCGCGGCCGGGTTCCGCGTCGCCGTCGCCGACCGCGCGCGCCACGAGCCCTGCGGCCTCCTCCGCGTCCCCGGCCGCTAA
- a CDS encoding thiamine-phosphate synthase family protein, with amino-acid sequence MRFVEEVVVEEFLPTFRSLLAGELRERGLTQQAVAETLGVSQSAVSKYAQGEVAVNETLAGDERVQDLAVRLADGLADGSLSRVGALVEAEVLVRELEAPGEVLARLHESEMPELAEYEGDFRVYDPAGEVRAREHVLASVRRGVRVLERASGFAALIPHVGSNLVECLPDAAGVEDVAGVPGRIFDVKGRTAVPSDPEFGVSEHVAGVLLAARRGGSDASAALNVAYSPELVEALEDAGHTTVAFDATDDEATAAVTEAVERAPDATVVYQTGGFGVEPIVYLLAGSAVDAAELARDLV; translated from the coding sequence GTGCGGTTCGTCGAGGAAGTCGTAGTAGAAGAGTTCCTCCCGACGTTCCGGAGCCTGCTCGCGGGCGAACTGCGAGAGCGTGGGTTGACCCAGCAAGCGGTCGCCGAAACGCTGGGCGTGAGTCAGTCGGCGGTGTCGAAGTACGCGCAGGGCGAGGTGGCGGTGAACGAGACGCTGGCGGGCGACGAGCGCGTGCAGGACCTCGCGGTGCGGCTGGCGGACGGGCTTGCGGACGGCTCGCTCTCCCGCGTCGGCGCGCTCGTCGAAGCCGAGGTGCTCGTGCGCGAACTCGAAGCGCCCGGTGAGGTGCTGGCGCGCCTCCACGAGTCGGAGATGCCCGAACTCGCGGAGTACGAGGGTGACTTCCGCGTGTACGACCCGGCGGGCGAGGTGCGGGCGCGCGAGCACGTGCTGGCGTCGGTGCGGCGGGGCGTGCGCGTCCTCGAACGCGCGTCGGGGTTCGCGGCGCTCATCCCGCACGTCGGGTCGAACCTCGTGGAGTGCCTCCCCGACGCGGCGGGCGTGGAGGACGTCGCGGGCGTGCCCGGCCGTATCTTCGACGTGAAGGGGCGGACGGCGGTGCCGAGCGACCCCGAGTTCGGCGTCTCCGAGCACGTCGCGGGCGTGCTCCTCGCCGCTCGCCGCGGCGGCTCTGACGCGTCCGCGGCGCTCAACGTCGCGTACTCGCCGGAACTCGTCGAGGCGCTGGAGGACGCGGGGCACACGACCGTGGCGTTCGACGCGACCGACGACGAGGCGACCGCGGCGGTGACGGAGGCGGTGGAGCGCGCGCCGGACGCGACAGTCGTCTATCAGACCGGCGGGTTCGGCGTCGAGCCCATCGTCTACCTGCTCGCGGGGTCGGCGGTCGACGCGGCGGAGCTCGCGCGCGACCTCGTTTAG
- the dcd gene encoding dCTP deaminase yields the protein MILSDTDILRRLEAGELFAEPLDDPELQVQPASVDVRLGREFLEFQRANIPCIHPNDETEVEDYVTETVVDEDGEFILHPGDFVLGTTKETVEIPPDLVAHVDGRSSLGRLAIVVHATAGLCDPGYRGQITLELSNLGTAPVALSPGMRISQLVFTELTSRAERPYGSERGSKYQDQAGPQASKIQGDEEFGGAQKQGEK from the coding sequence ATGATTCTCTCCGACACGGACATCCTGCGTCGGCTCGAAGCCGGCGAGCTCTTCGCGGAACCGCTCGACGACCCCGAACTGCAGGTTCAGCCGGCGAGCGTCGACGTCCGGCTCGGCCGCGAGTTCCTGGAGTTCCAGCGCGCGAACATCCCGTGCATCCACCCGAACGACGAGACAGAAGTAGAGGATTACGTCACGGAGACCGTCGTCGACGAGGACGGCGAGTTCATCCTCCACCCCGGTGACTTCGTGCTCGGCACGACGAAGGAAACAGTGGAGATTCCGCCGGACCTCGTGGCGCACGTCGACGGCCGGTCCTCGCTGGGCCGTCTGGCGATTGTGGTGCACGCCACTGCCGGGCTGTGCGACCCGGGGTACCGCGGGCAGATCACGCTCGAACTCTCGAACCTCGGAACGGCACCGGTCGCGCTCTCGCCGGGGATGCGCATCAGCCAGCTCGTCTTCACGGAGTTGACGTCGCGGGCGGAGCGGCCGTACGGGTCCGAGCGCGGGTCGAAGTACCAGGACCAGGCGGGGCCGCAGGCGTCGAAGATTCAGGGCGACGAGGAGTTCGGCGGCGCGCAGAAGCAGGGTGAGAAGTAG
- a CDS encoding Rrf2 family transcriptional regulator, with product MSAIQLQSSQKRVLEALVSLSKADERAVSGATIAAEVDRNPGTIRNQMQSLKALSLVEGIPGPKGGYKPTVDAYEVLDAERVDDPADVPVTRNGDPLPGLTVEEIDLTTVHDPERCRAEVVLAGSVRGFDAGDEVAVGPTPSTALRLTGVVDAVLRAEGTLTVDITEIATGAPAASAAAAGTGADESDCDDGVAEAVESV from the coding sequence ATGTCCGCGATTCAGTTGCAGTCGAGTCAGAAGCGTGTTCTCGAAGCGCTCGTGAGTCTCTCGAAGGCGGACGAGCGCGCGGTGAGCGGCGCGACTATCGCGGCGGAAGTCGACCGGAACCCCGGGACGATTCGGAACCAGATGCAGAGCCTGAAAGCCCTCAGCCTCGTCGAGGGCATCCCGGGCCCGAAGGGCGGGTACAAGCCGACCGTCGACGCCTACGAGGTGCTCGACGCCGAGCGCGTCGACGATCCCGCCGACGTGCCGGTGACGCGGAACGGCGACCCGCTCCCCGGACTGACGGTCGAGGAAATCGACCTGACGACCGTCCACGACCCCGAGCGGTGTCGCGCGGAGGTCGTGCTCGCCGGCTCCGTCCGCGGGTTCGACGCCGGTGACGAGGTCGCGGTCGGCCCGACGCCGTCGACGGCGCTCCGGCTCACGGGCGTCGTCGACGCCGTCCTCCGCGCCGAAGGCACGCTCACGGTCGACATCACGGAGATAGCGACGGGAGCGCCCGCGGCGTCCGCGGCAGCGGCGGGAACGGGAGCGGACGAGTCCGACTGCGACGACGGCGTGGCCGAGGCCGTGGAGTCGGTGTGA
- the pth2 gene encoding peptidyl-tRNA hydrolase Pth2, translated as MKQVIVARADVGMGEGKLAAQVAHASLTAYEHATEQAKREWKQGGQKKVVVKGSSERELHELQEAAKAQGLPTGLVRDAGHTQLEPGTVTALAIGPAGDDAVDRITADLPLY; from the coding sequence ATGAAGCAGGTCATCGTCGCGCGCGCCGACGTCGGGATGGGGGAGGGGAAGCTGGCGGCGCAGGTCGCACACGCCTCGTTGACGGCGTACGAACACGCGACCGAGCAGGCGAAGCGGGAGTGGAAGCAGGGCGGGCAGAAGAAAGTCGTCGTCAAGGGCTCGTCGGAGCGCGAACTCCACGAGCTCCAGGAGGCGGCGAAGGCGCAGGGCCTCCCGACCGGGCTGGTGCGTGACGCGGGGCACACCCAGCTGGAGCCGGGGACGGTGACGGCGCTCGCCATCGGACCGGCGGGCGACGACGCCGTGGACCGCATCACGGCCGACCTCCCGCTCTACTGA